A window from Plasmodium relictum strain SGS1 genome assembly, chromosome: 7 encodes these proteins:
- a CDS encoding alpha tubulin 1, putative has translation MREVISIHVGQAGIQVGNACWELFCLEHGIQPDGQMPSDKAARANDDAFNTFFSETGAGKHVPRCVFVDLEPTVVDEVRTGTYRQLFHPEQLISGKEDAANNFARGHYTIGKEVIDVCLDRIRKLADNCTGLQGFLMFSAVGGGTGSGFGCLMLERLSVDYGKKSKLNFCCWPSPQVSTAVVEPYNSVLSTHSLLEHTDVAIMLDNEAIYDICRRNLDIERPTYTNLNRLIAQVISSLTASLRFDGALNVDVTEFQTNLVPYPRIHFMLSSYAPVVSAEKAYHEQLSVAEITNSAFEPANMMAKCDPRHGKYMACCLMYRGDVVPKDVNAAVATIKTKRTIQFVDWCPTGFKCGINYQPPTVVPGGDLAKVMRAVCMISNSTAIAEVFSRMDQKFDLMYAKRAFVHWYVGEGMEEGEFSEAREDLAALEKDYEEVGIESNEGEGEDEGYEADY, from the exons ATGAGAGAAGTAATAAGTATTCATGTAGGACAAGCTGGTATACAAGTGGGAAATGCGTGCTG GGAATTATTTTGTCTAGAGCATGGAATACAGCCTGATGGTCAAATGCCTTCTGATAAAGCTGCCAGAGCAAATGACGATGCTTTTAACACTTTTTTTTCAGAGACTGGCGCAGGAAAACat gttCCACGTTGTGTTTTTGTTGATTTAGAGCCAACTGTTGTAGATGAAGTAAGAACTGGAACATATCGTCAGTTGTTTCATCCTGAACAATTAATATCAGGAAAAGAAGATGCTGCTAATAATTTTGCAAGGGGACATTACACAATAGGTAAGGAAGTCATAGATGTATGCTTAGACAGAATTAGAAAATTAGCTGATAATTGTACAGGTTTACAAGGATTTTTAATGTTTAGTGCAGTTGGTGGTGGTACAGGAAGTGGTTTTGGATGCTTAATGTTAGAAAGATTATCAGTTGATTATGGAAAAAAATCAAAGTTAAATTTTTGCTGCTGGCCTTCCCCCCAAGTTTCAACTGCAGTAGTCGAACCCTACAATTCAGTTTTATCAACACATTCTTTATTAGAGCATACTGATGTAGCAATTATGCTTGACAATGAAGCTATCTACGATATATGTAGAAGAAATTTAGATATAGAAAGACCAACTTACACAAATTTAAATAGATTAATAGCTCAAGTGATTTCCTCATTAACAGCATCATTAAGATTTGATGGTGCATTAAATGTTGATGTAACAGAATTTCAAACTAACTTAGTACCATATCCTCGTATTCATTTTATGTTATCCTCGTATGCACCAGTTGTAAGTGCTGAAAAAGCATATCATGAACAATTGTCGGTGGCAGAAATTACTAATTCAGCATTTGAGCCAGCAAATATGATGGCAAAATGTGATCCACGCCATGGAAAATATATGGCTTGTTGTTTAATGTATAGAGGAGATGTAGTACCAAAAGATGTAAACGCAGCTGTTGCCactataaaaacaaaaagaacTATTCAATTTGTCGACTGGTGCCCTACTGGTTTTAAATGTGGTATTAATTATCAACCACCCACTGTTGTTCCAGGAGGTGATTTAGCAAAAGTTATGAGAGCAGTTTGTATGATTAGTAATTCTACTGCTATAGCTGAAGTATTTTCAAGAATGGACCAGAAATTCGATTTAATGTATGCAAAAAGAGCTTTTGTTCATTGGTATGTAGGAGAAGGTATGGAAGAAGGAGAGTTTAGTGAAGCAAGAGAAGACTTAGCTGCCTTAGAAAAAGATTATGAAGAAGTCGGCATTGAATCAAATGAAGGTGAAGGAGAAGATGAAGGATATGAGGCAGATTATTAA
- the CCp4 gene encoding LCCL domain-containing protein, putative: protein MNNFFFSIVSILFLLYLCKGNFNDYSSNKIFLKYKSKYCLYPENVIENNKFEIGSDECDKIAHENESKMVWLSFNNGRLKTQNGMCLKTYKNFLIISICAPDQNEKSEMWKIDEEKHLKNENNNCAQMAGGKLFSFTCNKLSTKEFEMKAYTIEEMNLMKTRYSQKKLENVNAKYLENLHNKSSILISSYNELEKEIEIILKVEEEMKKEKEKVSNLMNDIKLLINTSSSLNDYGTGALMKVYDSIDIKKKKSLLRVPLEKLEINEETLNELGVESGEIKIIIQSFLNIPDDNYYTFTTRNLKGNLIIKLDNEEIISNIDTQIDTSITSTFVYLPKNKLVPLYIEISSKEEKPSFTLFWSSKLFPEEVISSLYLYTTIYEKVCYTQIQKKIDCLSTFENITKKNQEFQFLCPSECLAKENYTVFKKNNSCYDMKSSMCASAIESNFLLIDSGGIIKVMVKSVKNNEGNYKECGIILPTNMNDNTFKGITDIKLVDTDDFFINYESNKELYQGYRGIVTDDKHALLTKTDLSKRYISDIDINCNNNLKENYEFSAGSFIVTRIKSSNSMSNEKSIVIDAFALFDKYKNENISINLSEWTRKTCNNIQLYIKYGKPNEVMEYPSMLLTCDDTFESIHFDNVEVINARCLPFCLNDNAVFGSYIYAPNSSICKSAIHSGIITNNGGLIAIRKLRNITQSFNNTATITRNGVKSIITDNKNKDSYYISKPNGVICNFPRTYNVNKSLNLEDDFFSFIQINSNLFENPPVVLVPEKHAVLQNQLYNMHNVYNTKSYKENFFSVEKKGEQLKEIIPDSFKDENLLEEFDRFQQSYKEKKDHFQKLTRKTQGIFSDLFTKKSSINNLNKKLSYIRIEQNNNDSFLKVNESAVLSLIKQFDIITKKKQYIIQRLEKSLFNIKPITVETFQESYNSININDNYIIIDSNKSINGSSNWKIEKYTNGNLFSSITNDSFIKSNEDLYGSYLLYRYTKLYKGFISVDAKIPYEGNVGIIFKYKDYNNYNNFIINRKEFYFVEVIDGKQSKKINEKKIDDSYQLGMWTKIYIDFGYKYIRSYLNGKYVNGYETKNDTSGLLGFGVNNCKDKIFIDKIIIGSLYQAKYYKNNIFNKIIGKYNQEKILENENKTSKKVKNNIEQNEKKCKKYEEKFNVPLDNNWVIPFNSYWKIQNNFNFNYILNNNNNNNNEDNYLYSIQKNEGDLVIPSIVLLKKQNICDEMKSYTFQSSINLKKLSKAGIIFRVLSADDFLSVILDISDLLGELYLMKITKGIPYQLVASTHIPVKYNSWYNLKIGYNGSNVNITLNDEMILNAKFNEHFDDLGDVGLIVLRGESKFKNVLFTPNTL, encoded by the exons atgaataatttttttttttcaatagtatctatattatttttgttatactTATGTAAAGGAAATTTCAATGATTATTCatctaataaaatatttttaaaatataaaagtaagTATTGTCTATATCCTGAAAATGTTATtgaaaataacaaatttGAAATAGGTTCGGATGAATGTGATAAAATAGCGCATGAAAATGAG agCAAAATGGTTTGgttatcttttaataatgGAAGATTAAAAACACAAAATGGAATGTGCTTAAAAACttataaaaactttttaataatttctatATGTGCCCCTGATCAAAATGAAAAGTCTGAAATGTGGAAAATTGACGAAgaaaaacatttaaaaaatgaaaacaataATTGCGCACAAATGGCTGGGGGGAAATTGTTTTCTTTTACATGCAATAAATTATCTACTAAAGAATTTGAAATGAAAGCCTATACTATAGAAGAAATGAATTTAATGAAAACAAGATATTCTCAAAAGAAATTAGAGAATGTGAATGcaaaatatttagaaaatttgCACAATAAATCTAGTATTTTAATAAGTAGTTATAATGAATTAGAAAAAGAGATAGAAATAATCTTAAAAGTAGAggaagaaatgaaaaaagaaaaggaaaaggtGAGTAATTTAATgaatgatataaaattattaataaatacatCTTCCTCATTAAATGATTATGGTACAGGTGCTTTAATGAAAGTATATGATAGTattgatataaaaaagaaaaaaagtttattaaGAGTTCCTTTAGAAAAGTTagaaataaatgaagaaacaTTGAATGAATTAGGTGTAGAAAGTGGAgagataaaaattataattcaaAGTTTCCTTAACATACCAGATGATAATTATTATACTTTTACTACAAGAAATTTAAAGGGAAacttaattataaaattagataatgaagaaattatTTCTAATATTGACACACAAATCGATACAAGTATAACGAGTACATTTGTTTATTTACCCAAAAATAAATTGGTACCATTATATATTGAAATATCatcaaaagaagaaaaaccttcatttactttattttgGAGTAGTAAACTTTTTCCTGAAGAAGTAATATCCTCTTTATATTTGTATACAacaatatatgaaaaagttTGTTATACacaaattcaaaaaaaaatagattgCTTATCAACTTTTGAAaatattactaaaaaaaatcagGAATTCCAATTTTTATGTCCTTCTGAATGCTTGGCAAAAGAAAATTACactgtatttaaaaaaaataactctTGTTATGATATGAAATCTAGTATGTGTGCATCAGCAATAGAATCTAATTTTCTTCTCATTGATAGTGGAGGCATTATAAAGGTAATGGTAAAAAgtgttaaaaataatgaaggaAATTACAAAGAATGTGGCATAATATTACCAACGAATATGAATGATAATACCTTTAAAGGAATAACTGATATTAAATTAGTTGATACAgatgatttttttattaattatgaaAGCAACAAGGAATTGTACCAAGGATATAGAGGAATAGTCACTGACGATAAACATGCATTATTAACAAAAACAGATTTATCtaaaagatatatttctgatatagatataaattgtaacaataatttaaaagaaaattatgaatttaGTGCGGGATCCTTTATAGTAACAAGAATAAAATCATCCAATTCAATGAGTAATGAAAAATCTATTGTTATAGATGCTTTTGCACTCTTTGATAAGTACAAAAACgaaaatatttctattaatttaTCTGAATGGACAAGAAAAACTTGTAATAATAttcaattatatattaaatatggAAAACCAAATGAAGTTATGGAATATCCATCTATGCTATTAACATGTGATGATACATTTGAAAGCATCCATTTTGATAATGTAGAGGTAATAAATGCACGATGTTTGCCGTTTTGTCTTAATGATAACGCAGTATTTGGttcttatatatatgctCCAAATTCATCAATATGTAAATCTGCTATTCACTCTGGCATCATAACAAATAATGGTGGCTTAATTGCGATAAGAAAACTAAGAAATATTACACAGTCATTCAATAATACAGCTACCATAACAAGAAATGGTGTAAAATCAATTATAACtgataacaaaaataaagattCTTACTATATATCAAAACCAAATGGAGTTATTTGTAATTTTCCAAGAACTTATAATGTAAACAAATCACTAAACTTAGAAGatgattttttttccttcattcaaataaattcaaatttatttgaaaatcCTCCTGTTGTTTTAGTACCCGAAAAACATGCTGTTTTACAAAACcaattatataatatgcATAATGTATATAACACAAAAagttataaagaaaattttttttcagttGAAAAAAAAGGAGAACAATTAAAGGAAATCATTCCTGATAGTTTTAAAGATGAAAACTTATTAGAAGAATTTGATAGATTTCAGCAATCTTACAAGGAGAAAAAGGATCATTTCCAAAAATTAACAAGAAAAACTCAAGGCATTTTTTCGGATTTATTTACCAAAAAAAGttctataaataatttaaataaaaaattatcatatatTCGAATagaacaaaataataatgactCTTTTTTGAAGGTAAATGAATCTGCTGTCTTGTCTTTAATTAAGCAATTCGATAtcattacaaaaaaaaaacaatatattATACAAAGATTAGAAAAATCGTTATTCAACATTAAACCAATTACTGTTGAAACATTTCAAGAAAGTTACAATTCAATAAACataaatgataattatataattatagaCAGTAATAAAAGTATCAACGGATCGTCTAATTGGAAGatagaaaaatatacaaatggaaatcttttttcttctataacTAATGATAGTTTCATAAAATCAAATGAAGATTTATATGGTTCTTATTTACTTTATAGATACACAAAGTTATACAAAGGATTCATTTCGGTAGATGCAAAGATTCCTTATGAAGGAAATGTAggaataatatttaaatataaagattataataattataataattttataataaataggAAAGAGTTTTATTTTGTTGAAGTGATCGACGGGAAACaaagcaaaaaaattaatgaaaaaaaaatagatgatTCATATCAATTGGGTATGTGgactaaaatatatattgattttggatataaatatattaggtCGTATTTAAATGGAAAATACGTTAATGGTTATGAAACGAAAAATGATACAAGTGGACTACTAGGTTTTGGGGTAAATAATTgtaaagataaaatatttattgatAAAATCATAATAGGTTCCTTGTATCAAgctaaatattataaaaataatattttcaataaaattatagGTAAATACAatcaagaaaaaatattagaaaacgaaaataaaacatcaaaaaaagttaaaaataatattgaacaaaatgaaaaaaaatgcaaaaaatatgaagaaaaatttaatgttCCATTGGACAATAATTGGGTTATCCCTTTCAACTCTTACTGGAAAATTCAAAATAACTTTAATTTTaactatattttaaataataataataataataataatgaagacAATTACTTATATTctatacaaaaaaatgaagGAGATTTAGTTATTCCATCAATTGTACTtcttaaaaaacaaaatatatgtGATGAAATGAAATCCTATACATTTCAATCATCCattaatttaaagaaattatcAAAAGCAGGAATAATCTTTAGGGTTTTATCAGCTGATGATTTTTTATCTGTTATATTAGATATTTCAGATTTGTTAGGAGAATTATATTTGATGAAAATCACCAAAGGAATTCCATATCAATTAGTAGCATCAACACATATACCAgttaaatataattcttggtataatttaaaaattggTTACAATGGATCAAATGTAAATATTACTCTCAACGATGAAATGATATTGAACGCAAAATTTAATGAA